In Chelmon rostratus isolate fCheRos1 chromosome 4, fCheRos1.pri, whole genome shotgun sequence, a genomic segment contains:
- the ankle1 gene encoding ankyrin repeat and LEM domain-containing protein 1: MLVMDQKTTRLESQLCKAVNDGNPRSVELLLSQGASPNLVGCKGVAAVHLAVGKETEKNTRCLKMLLQHGADPNIRSSEGLTPLHIAALWGCYQNLKLLLINGGNPNIKDHEGNTPGQLAEQQENRKCAQLLQEYLCSSLDTEDDDLAQFQYSVYSDQTDISSYPESDYSFSSHSSMISDMGEAPLSSTRRSSFFNMSNINGRPSCRGVSYNRFSDMDSKKHHWSNSSSHWASEGPSILSSTRMSAVGPAATMPILKEDDLCTYDGVFTTNANGHAATTDGRISPSRRETLLSSPPRRARRKSVSFREVDEYFPVFSPESPKKQPAGDGSDCTSNLPFDLSEYSDFLDSERMATVFHTQGIDVTSPDHVYVFLRESSESTEEDMEKTVLSHCVLEESDDDQEAEHVKEAQVNVPEQPACFRVGSSSSGSGSGHYSSCESDHYTSALDVSLHPTHLLLHAVEEVSTGAESNKKIQISTDSDSELTRQDDNLVSFQTEPEQLPGTLDKLAQSEIKHTNIDELEACGGPVVEGEGGRDQPADDASEALQDNFDFPFTPSPFVTGRTRSRLSRCSLRTSRNPDSLLYMSSLFEESLPTPVRTHRQTPKSQSSNDFYNSPFYTPSYLGSTTGGDSLPAECQDTQSSTLRAGSSVSNSQADTLILSKSVTDSADSQTLSDTVILEQNQDSSVASYERNLAEIILAMQGHDLAEGREFLTDDLTSADEATSKRNVNEAPEQDKADSLTNKDAGIMEDCSSQPDSVSSSSSYSYFSPRRSSKDSDPPGTPGTGCTPRYSMSRLSSCHRPQRLANLSYTPGGRPFIQDLQEPVEYLYTDMEQGHKLIETHVPPMANTSLSSSMSSSSSEETILYDWSSMQTDMMKNRGKENQKPEEAQHKEEHDEHSLLPETQGMTDKELRLKLVALGESPGPISSRTRPTYMRRLHRLLQESNSQTHQRKQLDQPQTDLGYSPELCLALRTFELPDCQADEQAFSQQFDRPDENRKWREGIIKSSFNYLLLDPRVTKNLPFRSHTMTQQECFQTFIRAIFYVGKGKRSRPYSHLYEALEYYKGDKTSKKLCPKVQHILHVWNAEQGVISLHCFQNVIPVEAYTREACMVEAIGLKMLTNQKRGDFYGMVSNWQVKKKRELGVHLLYRAMHIFLAEGERQLRPADIRQ, encoded by the exons ATGCTGGTTATGGATCAAAAGACGACGAGGCTCGAAAGTCAACTGTGTAAAGCTGTGAACGATGGAAACCCAAG ATCTGTGGAGCTGCTTCTTTCACAAGGTGCATCCCCGAACCTGGTGGGTTGTAAAGGCGTGGCTGCAGTACACTTAGCTGTTGGCAAAGAGACCGAGAAGAATACACGATGCttgaaaatgttgctgcaaCATGGAGCAGACCCCAATATCAG GTCATCAGAGGGCCTGACTCCTCTTCACATTGCTGCGCTGTGGGGATGTTATCAAAATCTGAAGCTGCTCTTGATTAATGGAGGGAACCCAAACATTAAAGATCAT GAAGGGAATACACCAGGGCAGCTTGCAGAGCAACAGGAGAATCGAAAATGTGCCCAGCTCCTTCAGGAGTACCTGTGCAGCTCACTGGACACAGAGGATGATGACTTGGCTCAATTTCAATACT ctGTGTATTCAGACCAAACAGACATTTCCAGCTATCCTGAATCAGACTACAGCTTCAGTTCCCACTCTTCTATGATAAGTGACATGGGTGAAGCCCCATTGAGCAGCACAAGGCGCTcgtcatttttcaacatgtcCAACATTAATGGAAGGCCAAGCTGCAGAGGAGTATCATATAACAGATTTTCTGATATGGATTCTAAGAAGCACCACTGGAGCAATTCCTCCTCACACTGGGCATCTGAAGGTCCCTCCATACTATCAAGCACTCGCATGTCTGCAGTGGGACCTGCAGCAACAATGCCGATTCTAAAGGAGGATGATTTATGTACATATGATGGTGTGTTCACAACAAATGCAAATGGACATGCTGCTACAACTGATGGCAGAATCTCCCCCTCCAGAAGAGAGACTCTCCTATCATCTCCCCCCAGGAGAGCGAGACGCAAGAGTGTGAGCTTCAGAGAAGTAGATGAATATTTCCCTGTTTTTAGCCCTGAATCTCCCAAAAAGCAGCCTGCTGGTGACGGCAGCGACTGCACCAGCAACTTACCTTTTGACCTATCTGAGTACTCTGACTTCCTGGATTCTGAACGCATGGCGACTGTTTTCCACACACAGGGTATTGATGTCACATCGCCGGATCACGTTTATGTTTTCTTGAgggagagcagtgagagcacAGAAGAGGACATGGAGAAAACAGTCCTCAGTCACTGTGTTTTAGAAGAGAGTGATGACGATCAGGAGGCTGAACATGTAAAAGAGGCTCAGGTGAATGTACCTGAGCAGCCAGCCTGTTTCCGTGTtggcagcagtagcagtggGAGTGGTAGTGGTCATTATAGTAGCTGTGAGAGTGATCATTACACCAGCGCTCTGGATGTTTCTCTTCACCCCACACATCTTTTACTCCACGCGGTAGAGGAGGTTTCTACTGGGGCTGAATCTAACAAAAAGATTCAGATTTCTACGGACTCTGATTCTGAATTGACAAGACAAGATGATAATCTTGTATCTTTTCAAACAGAACCGGAGCAGTTACCAGGTACGCTTGATAAACTGGCCcagtctgaaataaaacacacaaacattgatGAACTAGAGGCTTGTGGTGGTCCTGTTGTGGAAGGTGAAGGTGGCCGTGATCAGCCAGCGGATGATGCATCTGAAGCACTACAGGACAACTTCGACTTTCCATTCACACCAAGTCCTTTTGTAACAGGCAGGACTCGCTCAAGGTTGAGTCGCTGCTCACTGAGAACAAGCAGAAACCCGGACAGCCTCCTGTACATGTCTTCTCTGTTTGAAGAGTCCCTCCCCACACCGGTTCGAACACACCGCCAGACGCCCAAGTCTCAGAGCAGTAACGACTTTTACAATTCACCTTTTTATACACCATCCTATTTAGGAAGTACCACAGGAGGAGACTCCTTGCCTGCTGAATGCCAGGACACGCAATCCAGCACCCTCAGAGCTGGTTCAAGTGTTAGCAATAGCCAAGCAGACACTCTCATCCTCTCCAAGAGCgtgactgactctgctgatTCACAGACTTTGTCTGACACAGTGATACTGGAGCAAAACCAGGACTCTTCAGTGGCTTCTTATGAAAGAAACCTTGCAGAGATTATTCTGGCCATGCAAGGCCATGACCTAGCTGAAGGCAGGGAGTTTTTGACCGATGATCTGACAAGTGCAGATGAGGCAACATCAAAGCGAAACGTAAATGAAGCCCCAGAACAGGACAAAGCAGACAGCCTCACAAACAAAGATGCCGGGATCATGGAGGACTGTAGCTCTCAGCCAGACTCTGTATCTTCGTCATCCAGCTACAGCTATTTTTCCCCAAGGAGGTCCAGTAAGGACTCTGACCCTCCTGGCACTCCAGGCACTGGATGTACCCCCAGGTACAGCATGAGTCGGCTGTCGAGCTGCCACAGGCCACAACGCCTGGCCAACCTGTCTTACACACCTGGAGGGCGTCCATTCATTCAAGATCTGCAGGAACCGGTGGAGTACCTCTACACTGATATGGAACAGGGCCACAAGCTGATTGAGACCCATGTCCCACCTATGGCAAACACCTCACTCAGCTCCAGCATGAGTAGTAGCAGCAGTGAGGAGACCATCCTTTACGACTGGAGCTCCATGCAGACTGACATGatgaagaacagaggaaaggagaacCAGAAACCAGAGGAGGCGCAACATAAGGAGGAACATGATGAGCACAGTTTGTTGCCGGAGACCCAAGGGATGACTGACAAGGAGCTGAGATTGAAGCTAGTAGCGCTGGGGGAGAGCCCAGGCCCTATCAGCAGCCGCACCAGGCCCACCTACATGCGAAGACTGCACCGCCTGTTGCAGGAGTCAAACTCCCAAACACATCAGCGAAAGCAATTAGACCAGCCACAAACAg atTTAGGTTATAGTCCAGAATTGTGTCTGGCCCTGCGGACCTTCGAGCTGCCTGATTGCCAGGCTGACGAGCAGGCTTTTAGCCAGCAGTTTGACCGACCggatgaaaacagaaagtggAGGGAGGGCATCATCAAGTCCAGCTTCAACTACCTGCTGCTCGACCCAAG AGTGACGAAAAACCTCCCATTCCGCAGTCACACCATGACTCAGCAGGAGTGTTTCCAGACGTTTATCCGCGCTATATTTTATGTGGGCAAAGGAAAACGCTCTCGCCCGTACAGCCACCTGTATGAGGCTTTAGAGTACTACAAAGGAGACAAGACCTCCAAG AAATTGTGCCCCAAGGTGCAGCACATCCTTCATGTGTGGAACGCTGAGCAGGGCGTCATCTCTCTGCATTGCTTCCAGAATGTCATTCCAGTGGAGGCATACACAAGAGAGGCCTGCATGGTGGAGGCCATCG GTTTGAAAATGCTCACCAATCAGAAGCGAGGGGATTTTTATGGCATGGTGTCCAACTGGCAGGTAAAGAAGAAACGGGAGCTAGGCGTCCACCTGCTCTACCGGGCCATGCACATCTTCCTGGCCGAGGGTGAGAGACAGCTCAGACCAGCAGACATCAGACAGTAG
- the alpi.2 gene encoding intestinal-type alkaline phosphatase, with translation MASKVIITGFLIFISIQGTSSLSIPEEELHANYWDNKAKQALHTALNVQPNVRKAKNLILFLGDGMGVPTVTAARILKGQMAGKLGEETSLVMDTFPYLALSKTYNVDQQMPDSAGTATAYLCGVKANYGTLGVTAATPRGDCKATFGNEVKSVLHRAKKAGKSVGIVTTTRVQHASPGANYAHSADRNWYGDSELTPEAIRDGCRDIAYQLITNTEINVILGGGRQYMFPKTWKDPEYANVTGSRNDGKDLVEEWKKNKKNAAYVWNKAGFDAVNPRNTDFLMGLFEPKDCRYDLDREPTMDPSLTEMVEKAIQILSKNSKGFFLFVEDNGRIDHAHHDGSAKKALHEAVEFDRAIGRAAELTSEMDTLSVVTADHSHVFAFGGYSARGNSPLGVARTKAADKKNFTTAVYGNGPGYQIVNGKRPDINDSISKGDDYLQQAAVPLDSETHAIEDVAIFAKGPMSQLFHGVQEQNYIAHVFAYAACLEPYEECTLPDHAGSIHPSLLLLLMSLLLLFFCSA, from the exons AGGAAGAGCTTCATGCCAACTACTGGGACAACAAAGCGAAGCAGGCTCTTCACACCGCCCTGAATGTTCAGCCTAATGTCCGCAAAGCCAAGAACCTCATCCTCTTCCTGGGGGACG GTATGGGGGTACCGACAGTGACTGCTGCACGGATCCTAAAAGGCCAGATGGCAGGGAAATTAGGGGAGGAGACCAGTCTGGTTATGGATACCTTCCCATACCTTGCCCTATCTAAG ACGTACAACGTGGACCAGCAGATGCCAGACAGTGCTGGCACAGCCACAGCTTACTTGTGTGGCGTGAAGGCCAACTACGGCACCCTGGGTGTCACTGCCGCCACTCCGAGGGGCGACTGTAAGGCCACCTTTGGGAACGAGGTCAAATCAGTCCTGCACCGCGCCAAGAAAGCAG GAAAATCAGTGGGGATCGTCACTACAACCAGAGTGCAGCATGCCTCTCCTGGTGCAAACTACGCTCACTCTGCTGACCGAAACTGGTACGGCGACTCTGAACTCACCCCAGAGGCTATCCGAGATGGCTGCCGTGACATTGCTTACCAGCTAATTAccaacacagaaataaat GTCATTCTTGGTGGAGGCCGCCAGTACATGTTTCCAAAAACCTGGAAAGACCCGGAGTACGCGAACGTTACAGGTTCCCGAAATGATGGGAAAGATCTTGTTgaggagtggaaaaaaaacaaaaag AATGCTGCATACGTTTGGAACAAAGCTGGCTTTGATGCTGTCAATCCTAGAAATACAGACTTCCTGATGG GTCTCTTTGAGCCCAAAGACTGCCGCTACGACTTGGACCGTGAGCCGACCATGGACCCCTCCCTTACGGAGATGGTGGAGAAAGCAATTCAGATTCTCAGCAAGAACTCAAAGggatttttcctctttgtggaaGATAA TGGGAGAATTGATCATGCTCACCATGACGGGAGCGCAAAAAAAGCTCTCCATGAAGCTGTTGAGTTCGACCGGGCGATTGGGCGAGCAGCTGAACTCACCAGTGAGATGGACACCCTGTCTGTGGTCACTGCTGACCACTCCCATGTCTTTGCCTTTGGAGGATACTCTGCCAGGGGAAACTCTCCGTTAG GGGTGGCTCGCACAAAAGCTGCTGACAAGAAGAACTTCACCACAGCTGTGTATGGAAATGGACCAGGATACCAGATCGTCAATGGAAAACGCCCAGATATTAATGACAGTATTTCAA AGGGTGATGACTACCTTCAGCAGGCTGCTGTCCCTCTTGATTCAGAGACCCATGCCATAGAGGATGTAGCTATCTTTGCCAAAGGTCCCATGTCGCAGCTTTTCCACGGGGTCCAGGAGCAGAACTACATTGCCCATGTTTTCGCTTATGCTGCCTGCCTGGAGCCCTACGAGGAGTGCACACTGCCTGACCACGCTGGATCCATCCACcccagcctgctgctcctcctgatgagcctccttctcctcttcttctgctctgcctGA